The following coding sequences lie in one Phalacrocorax aristotelis chromosome 4, bGulAri2.1, whole genome shotgun sequence genomic window:
- the LOC142056989 gene encoding uncharacterized protein LOC142056989: MPPPAPPPPARPGHAFTIAALLGRAPSPPPPPPHPTPPFWGSPPTPGPAAAARVLLPPPAAPRPLCPACCGVPTGFLMSKCCFPIFKAKTGKAKRVRTIFTSDQLARLEKEFARQQYMVGTERCLLASSLHLTEEQVKVWFQNRRIKWRKQSLEQQQAKLAKMGLATPQRSPDSQSHHGKEEKDFPADQDDVASSPGSGTAPAQTVAKSC; the protein is encoded by the exons atgccgccccccgccccgccgccccccgcccggcccggccacGCATTCACCATCGCAGCGCTGCTGGGacgcgccccctccccgccgccgccgcccccccaccccacgccgCCGTTTTGGGGGTCCCCCCCGACCCCCGgtcccgccgctgccgcccgcgTCTtgctgccgccgcccgccgccccccggccgcTCTGCCCCGCCTGCTGCGGGGTCCCAACAG GCTTCCTGATGTCCAAGTGCTGCTTCCCCATCTTCAAAGCCAAGACCGGCAAAGCCAAGCGAGTCCGGACCATCTTCACCAGTGACCAGCTGGCCCGGCTGGAGAAGGAGTTTGCACGGCAGCAGTACATGGTGGGCACAGAGAGGTGCCTGCTCGCCTCCTCCCTGCACCTCACAGAAGAGCAG GTGAAAGTCTGGTTCCAAAACCGGAGGATCAAGTGGAGGAAACAAAGCTTGGAGCAGCAACAAGCCAAACTGGCCAAAATGGGTTTGGCCaccccgcagaggagccccgaCTCACAGAGCCACCACGGCAAGGAGGAAAAGGACTTCCCAGCGGATCAGGACGACGTGGCCTCCTCCCCAGGCTCAGGGACAGCACCTGCACAGACTGTGGCAAAGAGCTGCTGA